In Saccharomyces cerevisiae S288C chromosome VIII, complete sequence, a genomic segment contains:
- the ARP1 gene encoding actin-related protein 1 (Actin-related protein of the dynactin complex; required for spindle orientation and nuclear migration; forms actin-like short filament composed of 9 or 10 Arp1p monomers; putative ortholog of mammalian centractin) has protein sequence MDQLSDSYALYNQPVVIDNGSGIIKAGFSGEERPKALEYCLVGNTKYDKVMLEGLQGDTFIGNNAQKLRGLLKLRYPIKHGVVEDWDSMELIWSYVLNEVLQLQNIGEHPLLITEAPMNPLKNREQMAQVLFETFDVSALYVSNPAVLSLYASGRTTGCVVDCGEGYCSTVPIYDGFALPASMMRMDIGGADITEQLQFQLRKSAGVSLFSSSEREIVRTMKEKVCYLAKNIKKEEEKYLQGTQDLISTFKLPDGRCIEVGNDRYRAPEILFSPQIIGLGYDGLSDMCMQSIWKVDLDLRKPLLSSIILSGGTTTLKGFGDRMLWDLEALTKGTSKIKIIAPSERKYTTWIGGSILTGLSTFQRLWTKKSDWLEDSTRVYSNLM, from the coding sequence ATGGACCAGCTAAGTGACAGCTATGCTTTGTACAATCAACCGGTAGTGATCGACAATGGTTCTGGGATCATAAAAGCAGGATTTAGTGGTGAGGAAAGGCCTAAAGCACTGGAATATTGTCTCGTAGGAAATACCAAATATGATAAAGTTATGCTCGAAGGTCTGCAAGGAGATACATTTATTGGAAACAATGCCCAAAAACTGCGTGGATTATTAAAATTACGATACCCCATAAAGCACGGCGTGGTGGAAGATTGGGATTCTATGGAACTAATATGGTCATATGTGTTAAATGAAGTCCTACAGTTGCAAAATATAGGTGAGCATCCTTTATTAATTACGGAAGCCCCGATGAATCCTTTGAAGAATAGAGAGCAGATGGCTCAAGTATTGTTCGAGACCTTTGACGTATCGGCTTTGTACGTTTCAAACCCTGCTGTTCTGTCATTATATGCTAGTGGGAGAACTACAGGTTGTGTAGTTGACTGTGGTGAAGGATACTGTAGCACTGTTCCCATATATGACGGCTTTGCATTACCTGCGTCTATGATGAGGATGGATATTGGAGGAGCAGATATCACAGAGCAGTTACAATTTCAACTACGGAAATCAGCTGGTGTTTCGTTGTTTTCCAGCAGTGAACGAGAGATTGTTCGCACgatgaaagagaaagttTGTTATTTGGCcaagaatattaaaaaggaagaggAGAAATACTTACAAGGTACTCAAGATTTAATCTCGACATTCAAATTGCCCGACGGGAGGTGTATAGAGGTGGGGAATGATCGATATCGTGCTCcagaaatattattttcacCTCAAATCATCGGCTTAGGGTACGATGGATTATCTGATATGTGCATGCAATCTATTTGGAAAGTCGATCTGGATTTAAGGAAACCTTTACTGTCATCGATAATCCTAAGTGGCGGAACTACAACGCTTAAAGGCTTTGGAGACCGAATGCTATGGGATTTGGAGGCATTAACCAAAGGAACATCCAAGATAAAGATTATAGCCCCttcagaaagaaaatatactaCATGGATTGGTGGTTCTATTTTAACGGGGTTATCTACCTTTCAAAGACTTTGGACCAAAAAGTCAGATTGGCTAGAGGACAGTACCCGTGTTTATTCGAACCTAATGTAA
- a CDS encoding uncharacterized protein (hypothetical protein; conserved among S. cerevisiae strains; YHR130C is not an essential gene) has product MTKSIYIIIGYMLHDEEFFYFFFISFYTLWIVFFLLHLSFFSTLSFGIFHDFDTDVYIKVGNYILHFLELSKNSNLLKNSSEMLKHFRLASLMYMYVYTQMICPSLLGIRN; this is encoded by the coding sequence ATGACTaaaagtatatatattatcatcgGATATATGCTACATGATGAGGAgtttttctatttcttttttatttcattctATACACTTTGGATCgtgttttttcttttgcacttgagtttcttttcaacattaTCATTCGGTATATTTCACGATTTTGACACCGATGTTTACATAAAAGTGGGTAATtatattttgcattttctCGAATTGAGTAAAAATAGTAACCTTTTAAAGAATTCTTCAGAAATGTTAAAGCATTTCCGATTGGCATCATTGATGTATATGTACGTATATACTCAGATGATTTGCCCCTCGTTACTTGGCATCAGGAATTAG
- a CDS encoding uncharacterized protein (hypothetical protein; GFP-fusion protein localizes to the cytoplasm; overexpression causes cell cycle delay or arrest; contains a PH domain and binds phosphatidylinositols and other lipids in a large-scale study; YHR131C has a paralog, MPF1, that arose from the whole genome duplication), whose protein sequence is MALPIEGKLSMANNRIERLKSPSSSSTCSMDEVLITSSNNSSSICLETMRQLPREGVSGQINIIKETAASSSSHAALFIKQDLYEHIDPLPAYPPSYDLVNPNKEVRFPIFGDTAPCPKSSLPPLYAPAVYELTLISLKLERLSPYEISSNRSWRNFIIEINSTQLNFYHIDESLTKHIRNYSSGETKSEKEDRIHSDLVHRSDQSQHLHHRLFTLPTRSASEFKKADQERISYRVKRDRSRYLTDEALYKSFTLQNARFGIPTDYTKKSFVLRMSCESEQFLLRFSHIDDMIDWSMYLSIGISVSLDLEVREYPDYRIVPRRRRRRRRRRRRRRHTHRSESSMGSFSQRFIRSNSRPDLIQRYSTGSSTNNNTTIRERSNTFTAGLLDHYCTGLSKTPTEALISSAASGESSDNSTLGSTRSLSGCSASRSIASRSLKFKIKNFFRPKNSSRTEKLHRLRSNSSNLNSVIETEEDDEHHESSGGDHPEPGVPVNTTIKVERPMHRNRAISMPQRQSLRRAISEEVVPIKFPNSTVGESVHSPSPIEHLSVDGCEIMLQSQNAVMKEELRSVASNLVANERDEASIRPKPQSSSIYLSGLAPNGESATDLSQSSRSLCLTNRDAEINDDESATETDEDENDGETDEYAGDDTNDDTDDSNIGYAYGSESDYSCLIEERIRNRRRASSTLSCFSNIPYGTDDIKWKPAIKEISRRRYLRDSLKCIKPFLDSNDCLGKVIYIPVSGPTFETSNKIHFSNRQSLQKQKNHFLKGFIVGPTALIELNCKNKNAIVGTTKDAEDHGEDDGDGDDGEDDDDDDDDDDDDDDDEDDDDDDDDDDDDDDDDDDGQITA, encoded by the coding sequence ATGGCTCTGCCAATAGAGGGCAAATTATCCATGGCAAATAATAGGATCGAAAGGTTAAAATCACCCtcgtcttcatcaacaTGCTCAATGGACGAGGTTCTCATTACTTCAAGCAATAACAGCAGCTCTATATGTTTAGAGACCATGCGTCAACTTCCTCGGGAAGGTGTTTCTGGTCAGATAAATATTATCAAGGAAACTGCAGCTTCGTCCTCTTCTCACGCTGCTCTCTTCATCAAGCAAGATCTTTACGAGCATATAGATCCCCTCCCTGCTTATCCACCGAGCTATGATCTAGTAAATCCCAATAAAGAGGTCCGCTTTCCTATATTTGGTGACACGGCACCATGCCCAAAGTCTTCTCTCCCTCCTTTGTATGCACCTGCAGTATATGAATTGACGTTGATATCCTTAAAATTGGAAAGGCTTTCACCTTATGAAATTTCTAGTAACAGGAGCTGGAGGAATTTCATCATTGAAATTAATTCGACTCAACTAAATTTTTACCATATTGACGAATCTTTGACGAAACACATTAGGAATTATTCAAGCGGGGAAACAAAATCTGAAAAAGAGGATAGAATTCATAGTGACTTGGTCCATCGCAGTGATCAATCACAACATCTGCATCACCGTCTCTTCACTCTACCGACGAGATCAGCTTCGGAGTTTAAAAAAGCAGATCAAGAACGGATCTCTTATAGAGTGAAACGTGATCGATCGCGGTATTTAACCGATGAAGCTCTTTACAAGTCTTTCACTTTACAAAATGCAAGATTTGGGATACCAACGGATTATACCAAGAAGAGTTTTGTGTTAAGAATGTCTTGTGAAAGCGAACAGTTTTTATTACGGTTCTCTCATATAGATGATATGATTGACTGGTCTATGTACCTATCAATCGGGATATCTGTGTCTTTGGACTTGGAAGTCAGGGAGTATCCAGATTATCGAATTGTTCCCAGAAGAAGGAGAAGGAGAAGGAGGAGAAGGAGGAGAAGAAGACACACTCATAGAAGTGAGAGTTCGATGGGGTCTTTTTCGCAGAGATTCATTCGTTCGAATTCCAGACCGGACTTAATCCAAAGATATAGTACCGGGTCTAGCACTAATAACAATACAACTATCAGGGAACGCTCGAATACTTTCACAGCTGGTCTACTAGATCATTACTGCACTGGCCTCTCAAAGACGCCTACAGAGGCATTGATATCTTCGGCTGCATCAGGAGAATCCAGTGATAACAGTACCCTGGGATCAACAAGGTCATTATCTGGTTGCTCAGCTTCCCGTTCGATTGCATCTAGAAGTttaaaatttaaaattaaGAACTTTTTCAGGCCTAAAAATTCTTCACGCACAGAAAAGCTTCACAGACTCAGGTCCAACTCAAGTAACTTAAATAGTGTTATTGAAAcggaagaagatgatgaacACCATGAATCAAGCGGGGGAGATCATCCAGAGCCTGGTGTTCCAGTAAATACCACCATTAAAGTAGAGCGTCCAATGCACAGAAATAGAGCTATTTCCATGCCCCAAAGACAGTCATTGAGGCGTGCAATTAGCGAGGAGGTTGTCCCCATCAAATTTCCAAATAGCACAGTGGGTGAATCAGTTCATTCACCCTCTCCTATTGAGCATCTTTCCGTTGATGGCTGCGAGATTATGCTGCAATCACAAAATGCGGTTATGAAAGAGGAATTACGGAGTGTTGCGTCGAATTTGGTAGCCAATGAAAGGGATGAGGCATCTATTAGACCTAAACCTCAAAGCTCTTCGATATACCTATCAGGATTAGCTCCTAATGGGGAATCCGCCACAGATTTATCCCAAAGCAGTAGGTCGTTATGTCTCACAAACCGTGACGCTGAAATCAATGACGATGAAAGCGCTACTGAGACCGATGAGGACGAAAATGACGGTGAAACCGATGAATATGCTGGCGATGATACTAATGATGATACTGATGACAGTAATATTGGTTATGCTTATGGCAGTGAAAGTGATTATTCATGTTTAATTGAAGAACGAATAAGAAATCGAAGGCGAGCATCTTCTACTCTAAGTTGCTTCTCCAATATACCTTACGGAACGGATGATATTAAATGGAAACCAGCTATTAAGGAAATTTCAAGAAGGCGTTATTTGAGGGATTCTCTGAAGTGCATCAAACCATTTCTAGATAGTAACGACTGTTTGGGTAAGGTTATCTATATTCCAGTTTCGGGACCAACCTTTGAAACAAGTAATAAAATTCACTTTAGCAACCGCCAGAGCTTACAGAAGCAGAAGaatcattttttaaaagGCTTCATCGTGGGACCTACGGCGTTGATAGAACTTAATtgtaaaaataagaatgCAATTGTTGGAACAACAAAGGACGCTGAAGATCATGGGGAGGACGACGGTGACGGTGATGATGGtgaggatgatgatgacgacgacgacgatgatgatgatgatgacgacgacgaagacgacgacgatgatgatgatgatgatgatgacgacgacgatgacgatgatgatggaCAGATTACTGCATAA
- the ECM14 gene encoding putative metallocarboxypeptidase (Putative pseudopeptidase; conserved fungal protein and member of the M14 family of metallocarboxypeptidases but contains substitutions in active site residues important for catalysis and lacks activity with standard substrates; contains a cleavable pro domain; required for normal cell wall assembly in some strains), giving the protein MLHMNSLWGCFLFVLLAVTGAVQGLQEDYSEYAVYRFTSDNYSTLVRDVIAPLTDDYDVWTRSNNFIDIKLPKEIGEQINDGQVIIDNMNELIQNTLPTSQMMAREQAVFENDYDFFFNEYRDLDTIYMWLDLLERSFPSLVAVEHLGRTFEGRELKALHISGNKPESNPEKKTIVITGGIHAREWISVSTVCWALYQLLNRYGSSKKETKYLDDLDFLVIPVFNPDGYAYTWSHDRLWRKNRQRTHVPQCLGIDIDHSFGFQWEKAHTHACSEEYSGETPFEAWEASAWYKYINETKGDYKIYGYIDMHSYSQEILYPYAYSCDALPRDLENLLELSYGLSKAIRSKSGRNYDVISACKDRGSDIFPGLGAGSALDFMYHHRAHWAFQLKLRDTGNHGFLLPPENIKPVGKETYAALKYFCDFLLDPEI; this is encoded by the coding sequence ATGTTGCACATGAATTCGTTGTGGggttgttttcttttcgttttACTAGCCGTGACAGGTGCTGTGCAGGGTCTCCAAGAGGATTACAGTGAATACGCTGTTTACAGGTTTACTTCAGACAACTATTCTACCCTGGTAAGAGATGTGATCGCACCGCTGACAGATGATTATGATGTATGGACGAGAAgcaataatttcattgatattAAGTTGCCTAAAGAAATAGGTGAGCAGATAAATGATGGGCAGGTGATCATAGATAACATGAATGAATTGATACAAAATACATTGCCTACAAGTCAGATGATGGCACGTGAGCAGGctgtttttgaaaatgattacgatttcttctttaacGAATACAGGGACCTGGATACTATTTATATGTGGTTGGATCTTCTAGAAAGAAGCTTTCCCAGTTTGGTTGCAGTGGAACACTTGGGCAGGACATTTGAAGGCAGAGAGCTAAAAGCTCTGCATATATCCGGAAACAAGCCAGAATCAAACCCGGAAAAGAAGACTATTGTTATCACAGGTGGTATACATGCCAGAGAGTGGATCAGTGTCAGTACCGTCTGTTGGGCACTTTATCAGTTGTTAAATCGATATGGTTCGTCTAAGAAGGAAACCAAATACCTGGACGATTTGGACTTTTTAGTCATACCTGTGTTCAATCCAGACGGATACGCATATACGTGGTCGCATGACAGACTATGGCGTAAGAATCGTCAAAGGACTCATGTTCCTCAATGTCTTGGTATCGACATTGATCATTCCTTTGGTTTCCAGTGGGAAAAGGCACACACCCACGCTTGCAGCGAAGAGTATAGTGGGGAAACGCCCTTCGAAGCTTGGGAAGCATCTGCTTGGTACAAGTATATTAATGAAACCAAGGGCgattacaaaatttatGGCTACATTGACATGCATTCGTATTCACAGGAGATTTTATATCCCTACGCATACTCGTGTGATGCCTTGCCCAGAGACTTAGAAAATTTGTTGGAGTTATCATATGGCTTATCCAAGGCCATCCGTTCAAAATCAGGTAGAAACTACGACGTAATCTCCGCATGTAAGGACCGTGGTTCCGACATATTCCCCGGCCTCGGTGCAGGTTCTGCGTTGGACTTCATGTACCACCACAGAGCACATTGGGCATTCCAGTTGAAATTACGGGATACAGGGAACCATGGATTTTTATTGCCTCCAGAAAACATCAAGCCAGTTGGAAAGGAAACTTATGCTGCTTTAAAGTACTTTTGTGACTTCCTACTAGACCCAGAGATATAA
- the IGO2 gene encoding phosphatase regulator (Protein required for initiation of the G0 program; prevents degradation of nutrient-regulated mRNAs via the 5'-3' mRNA decay pathway; phosphorylation (S64) by Rim15p increases interaction with and inhibition of PP2A-Cdc55 for timely mitotic progression; can also activate PP2A-Cdc55 complexes and influence Cdc55p localization along with Igo1p; GFP protein localizes to the cytoplasm and nucleus; IGO2 has a paralog, IGO1, that arose from the whole genome duplication), with the protein MSEDLSPTSSRVDLSNPHGFTKEGVDLSKLSPQELKLYKMYGKLPSKKDLLRHKMQDRQYFDSGDYALKKAGVIKSDDVIVNNSSNNLPVTNPSGLRESIIRRRMSSSSGGDSISRQGSISSGPPPRSPNK; encoded by the coding sequence ATGTCAGAGGATCTTTCACCTACAAGCAGCAGGGTGGATTTGAGCAATCCTCATGGGTTTACCAAAGAGGGAGTGGATTTATCGAAGCTGTCACCACAAGAACTAAAATTGTATAAAATGTATGGGAAGCTTCCATCCAAAAAAGATCTGTTAAGACATAAGATGCAGGATCGTCAATATTTTGACAGCGGAGATTATGCATTGAAAAAGGCCGGAGTCATTAAGTCGGATGACGTTATCGTGAATAATTCTAGTAATAATCTACCAGTGACCAATCCTAGCGGTTTAAGAGAGTCTATTATTAGAAGACGTATGAGTAGTAGTAGTGGTGGCGATTCTATCTCGAGACAAGGAAGTATCTCAAGTGGACCTCCACCAAGATCTCCAAATAAATGA
- the NSG1 gene encoding Nsg1p (Protein involved in regulation of sterol biosynthesis; specifically stabilizes Hmg2p, one of two HMG-CoA isoenzymes that catalyze the rate-limiting step in sterol biosynthesis; forms foci at the nuclear periphery upon DNA replication stress; relocalizes to the cytosol in response to hypoxia; homolog of mammalian INSIG proteins; NSG1 has a paralog, NSG2, that arose from the whole genome duplication) has protein sequence MGKKKSKNQLNTGGVPNGVHNTKKEAALPPLGNKLGSASFTAINTLTKPALFSFYDDDITKNEGNVYDKALLSNASQLEMVPPSATARHERSLYAKIINTIAAFFILFIAGILFPMISECLFDNDQLAKGDIVSFLKHGIEIKNKIVAEPDMVPDWAVFGTEGVIFGSIVPFIDSFVRYQHQPKTRSSVYKNTLGSFIRCANTLLGLIFGIRKLEWSSSLQAAGAWSLLNIVLWLFFDGTLTVFFPGLVIGALSAFTCSQCFSQLSLALYFIDFYFFGFLMFSKLGRYLFN, from the coding sequence ATGggcaagaagaagagtaaGAACCAATTAAACACTGGAGGTGTTCCTAATGGTGTCCATAATACCAAGAAAGAGGCAGCTTTGCCACCTTTGGGAAATAAGCTGGGAAGCGCAAGTTTTACAGCTATAAATACGCTGACTAAGCCCgctttgttttcattttatgATGACGATATTACCAAGAATGAAGGTAATGTTTATGACAAGGCTTTATTGTCTAACGCCTCTCAATTGGAAATGGTTCCGCCATCCGCGACTGCGAGACACGAAAGGTCATTGTATGCGAAAATAATCAATACTATTGCtgcattttttattctattCATAGCAGGAATACTCTTCCCCATGATATCAGAATGTTTGTTTGATAATGACCAATTGGCAAAGGGAGATATCGTATCCTTTTTAAAGCATGGTATAGAAATTAAGAACAAGATCGTCGCGGAACCTGACATGGTGCCTGATTGGGCTGTATTTGGTACTGAAGGTGTTATCTTTGGTTCCATAGTACCATTCATTGACTCTTTCGTTCGTTATCAACACCAGCCAAAAACCAGGTCATCAGTTTACAAAAACACCCTAGGATCATTTATAAGATGTGCCAATACTCTTTTGGGCTTAATATTTGGTATTAGGAAACTTGAATGGTCCTCCTCTTTGCAGGCAGCTGGTGCATGGAGCTTATTAAACATTGTTCTGTGGTTGTTCTTTGATGGCACTTTAACCGTTTTTTTCCCAGGTCTAGTAATTGGTGCCCTTAGTGCGTTCACTTGCTCACAATGTTTCTCGCAGTTGTCACTGGCGTTGTATTTTATAgatttctatttttttgggTTTTTGATGTTCAGCAAGTTGGGCAGATATTTATTCAATTAA
- the WSS1 gene encoding metalloendopeptidase WSS1 (SUMO-ligase and SUMO-targeted metalloprotease; involved in DNA repair; removes DNA-protein crosslinks at stalled replication forks during replication of damaged DNA; clears chromatin-bound sumoylated proteins; localizes to single spot on nuclear periphery of mother cells but not daughters; exhibits vacuolar localization upon genotoxic stress; activated by DNA binding; member of minigluzincins protease family with mammalian DVC1/Spartan) codes for MKTEGIKSPSAKYHDMAGSQRIPHKNPHIQKVAVLQSKPNKEDALNLIKEIAHKVSYLMKENHFKVTNLVEFYPRDQRLLGMNVNHGSKIMLRLRCSTDEFQFLPMECIMGTMLHELTHNLFGPHDKKFYNKLDELIGRQWVIEQRGLYDTFLGNGQRLGGRANLRSNRYPMTGISTNTGIVRKRGKGVKLGSLHPEGISSIDRGNSPRELAAFAAERRYRDDRWCGETKNNKDQIISDNISSSLEVVILDDDDEVLPGDTLIEVIDLT; via the coding sequence ATGAAGACAGAAGGAATAAAAAGCCCATCGGCAAAATACCATGATATGGCGGGCTCCCAGAGAATCCCTCACAAGAACCCGCACATTCAAAAAGTGGCTGTTTTGCAAAGTAAGCCCAATAAGGAAGATGCGCTAAATTTAATAAAGGAAATCGCACATAAAGTTTCCTATCTAATGAAGGAAAATCACTTCAAAGTGACCAACTTGGTGGAGTTTTACCCACGTGATCAAAGACTCCTGGGAATGAACGTCAACCATGGATCTAAGATAATGTTACGGTTAAGATGCTCCACGGATGAGTTCCAATTTTTACCCATGGAGTGTATAATGGGCACCATGCTGCACGAATTAACTCACAATTTATTCGGTCCACACGACAAAAAGTTCTACAATAAGCTAGATGAGTTGATTGGAAGGCAATGGGTTATTGAACAAAGAGGTTTGTACGACACATTTTTGGGGAACGGTCAACGTCTCGGTGGAAGAGCAAACTTACGTTCAAATAGATATCCTATGACAGGAATAAGTACTAACACAGGGATAGTGAGAAAAAGGGGCAAAGGTGTGAAGTTAGGGAGTTTGCATCCAGAGGGTATATCATCTATAGATAGAGGTAATTCCCCGAGAGAGTTGGCGGCTTTTGCAGCCGAAAGGAGATATAGAGATGATCGCTGGTGCGGAGAGACGAAGAATAACAAAGATCAAATAATAAGTGATAATATTAGCAGCTCCTTAGAAGTTGTAATccttgatgatgatgacgaggTACTCCCGGGAGATACTCTTATCGAAGTTATTGATCTCACTTAA